ACATGATCTGAGTGTTGCGTTTGATCAGCCGCACCAGCTCGGCGGTGGAGGGCTCTACTACCAGGAACGGATAGCCGAGGTGGGTGCGCACCTCGCGCCCCAGCGGCTGTCCGATCAGGTCATCGTGGCGGATGATGCCGTGTGAAGTATGGATCTCCTTGCCGGCCTTGAGCTGGATGAGCCGCTGTTTGCGCTCGCGGCTGACCAGCAGGATAAGCATGCCCTCGCTTGCCAGTTCCAATGTGCGGCACCTCCCGATGCAGGATGTGGGGTCATTATAGCGGAATCCCGGCCCTATGCCAATTTCGGGAAAAGCGAGCGCCGGCCCTTCTGTATAGGGCCGGCGCAAAACTGTGCACTCCCACATGTTGGGCGGTTTATTCGACCACCTGAACCCCGCGCCAAAACGCGACATAATCTTTGATATGGCTGGCGGCCGGCTTTGGCTCCGGATAGTACCAGGCCGCATCCCGATTCACCTGATCGCCCACGACAACGTGGTAATAACTGGCGACTCCCTTCCAGGGGCAGGTCGTGTGCGTGTCGCTCGGCTGGAGATATTCCCTCCGCACGGATTCCGGCGGGAAATAATG
The window above is part of the Anaerolineae bacterium genome. Proteins encoded here:
- a CDS encoding DUF427 domain-containing protein, with product MKAIWNGTVIAESDTTIVVEGNHYFPPESVRREYLQPSDTHTTCPWKGVASYYHVVVGDQVNRDAAWYYPEPKPAASHIKDYVAFWRGVQVVE